A portion of the Megalobrama amblycephala isolate DHTTF-2021 linkage group LG23, ASM1881202v1, whole genome shotgun sequence genome contains these proteins:
- the zgc:110843 gene encoding CDGSH iron-sulfur domain-containing protein 1 isoform X2 translates to MASQVPGLSALSKSGLIPGFKVSKVAAALSTYLLTRYFSSQSSPKSRVNMSINKDSPKVVHSFDMEDIGNKAVYCRCWRSKKFPYCDGMHTKHNEETGDNVGPLIIKKKNP, encoded by the exons ATGGCATCTCAAGTGCCAGGGCTTTCAGCTCTTTCCAAATCGGGGTTAATACCGGGTTTCAAGGTTTCTAAAG TGGCTGCGGCTCTGAGCACCTACCTGCTGACGCGCTACTTCAGTTCACAGAGCAGTCCCAAGAGCAGAGTCAACATGTCAATCAACAAAGACAGCCCGAAAGTAGTGCACAGTTTTGACATGGAGGACATTGGCAACAAGGCCGTCTACTGCCGCTGCTGGAGGTCCAAGAAG TTTCCCTACTGCGACGGCATGCACACCAAACACAATGAGGAAACGGGTGATAATGTTGGACCGCTGATCATTAAGAAGAAAAACCCTTAA
- the zgc:110843 gene encoding CDGSH iron-sulfur domain-containing protein 1 isoform X1, translating into MASQVPGLSALSKSGLIPGFKVSKDQLTTIVPVAVAAALSTYLLTRYFSSQSSPKSRVNMSINKDSPKVVHSFDMEDIGNKAVYCRCWRSKKFPYCDGMHTKHNEETGDNVGPLIIKKKNP; encoded by the exons ATGGCATCTCAAGTGCCAGGGCTTTCAGCTCTTTCCAAATCGGGGTTAATACCGGGTTTCAAGGTTTCTAAAG ATCAGCTGACCACCATCGTTCCTGTTGCAGTGGCTGCGGCTCTGAGCACCTACCTGCTGACGCGCTACTTCAGTTCACAGAGCAGTCCCAAGAGCAGAGTCAACATGTCAATCAACAAAGACAGCCCGAAAGTAGTGCACAGTTTTGACATGGAGGACATTGGCAACAAGGCCGTCTACTGCCGCTGCTGGAGGTCCAAGAAG TTTCCCTACTGCGACGGCATGCACACCAAACACAATGAGGAAACGGGTGATAATGTTGGACCGCTGATCATTAAGAAGAAAAACCCTTAA
- the ube2d2 gene encoding ubiquitin-conjugating enzyme E2 D2 isoform X2: MFHWQATIMGPNDSPYQGGVFFLTIHFPTDYPFKPPKVAFTTRIYHPNINSNGSICLDILRSQWSPALTISKVLLSICSLLCDPNPDDPLVPEIARIYKTDREKYNRIAREWTQKYAM, encoded by the exons TGTTTCACTGGCAGGCCACGATAATGGGACCA AATGACAGTCCTTACCAGGGTGGAGTGTTCTTCTTGACCATACACTTTCCCACAGATTATCCCTTCAAACCGCCAAAG GTTGCATTTACCACAAGAATCTATCACCCAAATATAAACAGCAATGGCAGCATCTGTCTGGATATTCTGAGGTCACAGTGGTCACCGGCACTCACTATTTCCAAAG TTCTCCTGTCCATCTGCTCCCTGCTGTGTGACCCCAATCCGGACGACCCCTTAGTACCCGAGATCGCCCGCATTTACAAGACTGACAGGGAAAA GTACAACAGAATAGCTCGGGAATGGACACAAAAGTATGCAATGTAG